The genome window tatttctgtttggttcttctttatagtatcgaactcttttgtgacatagctcctgaactcattgagttgtctgtctgaattctcttttaactcattgagttttttaatgatggctgttttgaagtcatcatcatttaggttatgtatttcattgtctttgggattgttttctgtgtgtttgtcattttccttctgttctggagatttaatattttttttatattgcttgatggtgtagatttgtgcctccacatagaggtagagtttagttactgcttccatttgtttctactggtgtggttgggggacagctgtttatactgccccaaccaggaaccctatcagctgttgctaactgggcctgggccgcTCCTCACAGTCACAGTGATCCtgagggttccctcttcagctgtgggggccattacaagggggcttcaggctgctggtgcctactgttgcagaccacctagacatgctccctccttagggtctgcagcggtgttatgggctttcacagcagccaggggcaggatcacttatatttgcagctctgtcactgtcagcacccacaaaatctcacttgtccactatgggtcacagcagagctatgggcatcttctgcagtctgtggttagctcacctagctatgctacttttgtcccagggtcttccagccttgtggttgctgggtgagtgctctctactagtgctgtgcagaggctatcactgaggctgctgtgagactgtagactttccccctgggccacagagctgggtcactggaactccactcagccccagtcctctcccctaggaTTTCTGGGAGacccttgccctgtctgggggatagccagagactttgagttcagtggcagctggccagctgctgccctgcctgggattctcctctttgggaccctcccggcgttgtggatgctgggcggggcctctccgctaatggcaggcAGAGACTTTGCTTGCTGCCCGGACagaactctggagtttccccccccaggccacggagccggccactggagctccacccagccccagtcctctcccaggagatctccggtagtccTGGGCCCCTCCCGGGCAAAAGCCCGGTCAGTGGAGCCAGCGGCGGCAGCTGGCAGGCCGCCGCACCGTTTGGAATTCTCTCCGGGAGCCTCCTGGCATTGTGGATGCtaggcggggcctctccactaatggcggGTAGGGGTTTTCTGCACCGCCTccggtgtgtaactctggagcttccctctgggcttaggtgtaattgcggggggcttaggtagggctctggtcgcctgtttccaccgtcgctcctctggtgtgcgctccctcctgcccttggtgtgtggtgatgttctgggggcatctgctggaagaaagccacttgcaggtactaggctgttcaggggtcggggtcggagagttttcatctatctccacctcctcccggagggaagtccgtctgccttccaatgtatagcagcgtgggtctctcaggcatcctgagatgctatatggatatcctttgttaagcgatgaatgtccaattagttgtagattcgaagggggagagacaaagaagactactcatgccgccatcttggatcttctcctctttatcattaacttttaacagttttattatcatgtgtcttggagaaggtctttctgcattgagataattgggtgttctgttagcttcatggatttgtacatccagttccttccccaggtttggaaagttctcagctattatttctttaaataagctctctgctctcatctctctctcttttcctcctgggaTATCCCTTATCCTTATATTGCCCTTTCTGATGGAGTTGGACAATTCTTGGAGaacttttactcttttttttttaactttcgctccctctcctcttcttgctgcatcatttctaggtttcaatctttgagctcactaattctctcttctatatGGTCTGTTATGTTTACAgtgctttctaatgcattcttcacctcatttattgagtttttcagctccagaatttttctgtttggttccttaTTAGAGTTTTGATCTCTTTCGTAAAgcattccttctgttcattgattttattcctgagctcactgaactacctttctgagttttcttgtagctcactgagtttcttcGTGACAGTTATTTTCAATTCTTcatcagttagatcacaatctcCCATGACTATACGTTTGGTTCTGGagaactgttttattttcttgtggtgGTTTTGTGCTACTGTGGCTTTTTGTGGTGCTTTCTGAGTCATTCCTCTGTTGGCACATTTATTGTAATAAGCACTTGTTGTATTTAgatatagttttattttgattcaaacttttcaaaCAATTGGAGATTGAAGGCCTTTCTTCAGTCTTTCTGTAGGTAGCACTAAAGCactagcttttgttttcttttaacctgagctgcctctggcttTATTTGAGGATCTGCACATTCCACCCTCCACCCCTTCTATTCTGCATGCTTCCAGTACTCTAGTCTGCTGTCTGCACCTCTGAGGGTCACTGCTATCTTGCTGTTGCTGGTGTTACTGTGGTCACTGGCTTTGCCGCCAGGGGTACAGGGGGGCTGACACCTCCACTACGTCAGAATCAACTGAGTTGGAAACTCCAGCACCATGGCAGGGTTtgggagagggtggggagggagctgggttcACCAGGCAATGCCTCTTGTTGTTTGTTACCTTGTGGCCGCAGGCACTCTCTGACTGGAATGTCAAAGTCGTGTGTGCACTTCTGCTGCTGCTACCAGGCTCTGAGCTGCAGCTGGGGGGCCCCAGGATCCTGGGGCTCAGCCTCCACCACTGTTCAATTCCCTGTGGCCACAGGTGTCACTGCAGCTGGCTAGCTGGAGTCGCACATGCACCTATGCTGCTGCCCAGCAGGTTCTCTGGGGCTAGAGCTGGCTAGCTCAGCCACGACAGCCAGGGGTCCAGGGTCTTGGGCTCTGCCTGTGCTATTGTCCTGTTTCACCTCTTCTGTGTGCTTCAGTCCACTCACATTTGTATGTACCATGTGTGGATCTCTCCAGTGTCCTGATTGTTGGGCAATTAGCCTTTGTTGGGTTATGGATGTTTTACGCACTATAGACTGaagggaagagacaaagagatCCTCTCATGTCACACGATGATGACGTCCTaaagctattactattattattattatttgatttatataaCCACTTACTACTTGCAAAGCCATTTCATATACATgctatctcatttgatccttataaCCACTTTATGTGCAGGTATGCAAGGGAAGGTTGAGCTTGTGATGTGTGCTGAAGGTCTGTGTTGGGTAAAAGCATTTTACCCAAAagcatttgtttttatctttatttactagattaggaaactgaggcatagaaaaaataaatacgaTTGCCTGAAGTcacattacttttttttattgtggtaaaatatacatagtataaaatttgctattttaaccatttttaagtgtaccatgcagtggcattaagtgcactcacattgtgcaaccatcaccaccatctatctccataactttttcatcaccccaaactgaaactctgtaccccttAAACAATAATTCCTCATTCCCCCTACATCCCTCATccctgataaccaccattctactttctgtcgcTGTGTATTTGACTATCCCaggtcatataagtggaattatacactatttgtccttttgtgtcttgcttatttcacttagcataatcttttcaaggttcatccgtatTGTGGTATCTATCAGAATTGaattctttttaaggaagaataatattgcattgtatgtatatatcacattttgtttatccattcacccattaatggacatttgggttgtttccacttttttttttaagattttattttttatttttccttcttctcccaaagccccccagtacgtagtagtgtattttagttgtgggtccttctagttgtggcatgtgggacaccacctcagcgtggcctgatgagtgatgctaggtctgcacccaggatctgaacgggcaaaaccctgggccaccaaagcagagtgcgtgaaattaaccacttggccatggggccagccccatgggttgtttccacttttgaggTACTAGAAATCACACCACTTTTAAGTGGAGATTTCTGGCCCCTGGTCTAATGCTTTTTTCCATATTATCACAAAGGGAACTGATTGTTTTATATAACCTACAATCTCTCCCAAAACTCAAGAGATTTTCAGGGAAATGGACATCTCACATAAAATGATTAGCTAACTAAAATATTGAAGCTGAGCTTTCATGAATAAACAAACCAAACTGAGCTTGGTTGGCCCATACATACTTTAAGTTTTCTTAATATAATATCtctactttctccttttcctttatttaaaaaaaaaatcagtttacaGAGGGATACCAAGAGACTGTTGGCTGATGCAGtatctctagaattttttctACAGGTGAAACATCATGGTGAAACATGACACAGAACTGCTTCTCAGTAAGCAAGTCCAGAGAGcacttttttgtgtgttcctTTGTCCCTGTGCCAGGCTTTTACTAGTAAGAGGCATCACTTCAAAACCTTGAGGTCTATCCAATCAATTATAACACGTGGACAAAGCCTGCCTGCAAATCTGCCTCACCTCTGCTGGTCCCATCAACACCTGGGGCACGGCTCTTCCCTAGAGCTCTGTGAGGAGGGCAGCTCTTTGCTGGACCTAGGAAGGACTGAGCCAAAGGAGAAGAGCAGGGAGCAGTCATGAACATTGTCTTGGATCTCCTCTGGCTTCTGATCACCATCATTTACTCCTACTTGGAGTCCTTGGTGAAGGTTTTCATTCCCCGGACAAGAAAATCTGTGGCTGGGGAGATCGTCCTCATTACAGGAGCTGGGCATGGAATAGGCAGGCTGACTGCCTATGAGTTTGCAAAACGGAAGAGCAGACTGGTTCTGTGGGATATTAACAAGGTAAGAGATTCGTTTGCCCATCTTTCAAAGTCACAAGTAACacacatgtttaaaaaattacttgactTAGCACCTGCTTagctttgtatttttctctttcaaagtttGATAGCTAAATTCCCTGGAGCCTTATTCTACATATGCATAGGATAGTTTGATGGAAGGAAGATAATTGAGACCTAAGCTGTGACTTTTATGCAGCTATACACAGGTTGATAACACAGACTCAGGAGCTAGGCTGTTTCCAAGCTGCTGAATGGAGCAATTAGTGAGTTTCTCTCAGCCCAGGTTTCCTTATCTCTGAAACTGGCGGACAATACCCCATGGGATGGGCAAGGACAGGGGTTAGCTAACTACAGACAATGGGCCAAACCTGGTCCCTGGGCAGCCTGCTGAGCTAGGaatgattttcacatttttaaagggttgtcaaagcaaaaaccaaataaagaaacaaagaggaacgTGCAACAGAACCCCTTAGTGCCTCCCCTCACACGCAcacaatcctaaaatatttactatctggctctttacagaaaaagtttgctgacccctccgcaagaggattaaatgagtgaatattatAAATGCTGAGAACAAGGCCTGGCCCTAGTAAACATCATTCACGTTAAATAAAATCCACATGGAGTGAGTCAGGCTTTCTCTTagacatttgtatttttcatattctgttatttataaacaataaataaacttGTGAAGTCTGATAAGGCTGCAAAAAGATACATAGAAAAATGTTCACAGGACTTTAATATTGGAAAAATTGTACAGTTTTTTTGAGAATCAGATTTTCCACAAATCACAGTGAGATTGTAATTGCCATTACGTTACTGCTCTCTCATATTCTTTGCTGTCATGTCTAGTTGGCACCTATTTTCTTAAGGTCTTGAAAATGACTCGAATTTAGAAAACTCATTCTTCTCTGGTTCTTTCTAGATagtaaagaatacagaaaaagttgatatatttttatataacagaCATGGGTGTTTGCATAACAGATGAGTTGATATACATGAAAGTGATTTGTCATCAGTTTGGTACTTGAAGAGGTTCCAATGAACTTTCTAGAAGAGGACAAGAATTTACAAATTGAGAAACTTGTTGTTTGCTGTTCTTGGGCATTTatcaaaaacatataaataaatataaatccatGAAAAAGGCTTGATGCAATCTAACCTTTGGATCTCTTTCCAGATGTGTATTTTTGAGGAAAGGACTGatatttgttacatttttttaaattccagtgacaagaaacaaaaatgacttaTTTAAGATTCTGCCTGAAGGATGGGTCACGCAACCTCACAGGGTCTCTTTGAATCCTTGAATTTTATGGTTAAACATTTAAGGTTTTGAATAATTCACTCCACAGCTATAATATAATTCAGATCTCCTTCACCTGTGGAAGGTACCAAATACCTTTTTGTTACACTTCCctcatatgcagaagataaacaCGTGGATAGAGAGAAAAGGTTAGTGGTTATGAGAGGGAAAGGGAGTcagggggagggtgaaaagggGAAAGGGGCACATACTTACAGTGACAgataaaactagactattgggggtgGGCAAGGTACAGTTTATATAGAAACTggtatataataatttatatgtgaaagtacacaatgttataagccaatataacctcaataaaataattctttttaaaaaaaagaaagttttcctcaaataagggtccttctttctccttccctctagAGGGTTAAATCAGAATCATTGACAAAAGTATGATGGGCAGATGGACATAGTTTATAAAATTAAGACTAATTGAGAATTGCCACTTTGTGATTTACTGCCTATTACATAGTTGGCGCTCAACAAATACATGTTAAATGAACTGTTGAGTTGTCTTCTCCATATCCAAACATCGCCTTTCAAGACACCACAAAGAGCACCATCTCTCAAGCATCATCTTTAAGCTACGAGTGTAGCCTGCCTTACAGAAACCGCCTCCTGCAGAACCTCCAACCCCAGATGAAAAGCTGGGAGAAAATGaaggattttttcttctttttttgcttttcctttggtGCAGAAGGGCTGTTGAAAATGTAGCCAAACAAGGTGACACCACGTGACTAACATGAGCGTTCCCTGGCAGAAAAGCCAGGTATAATCTCTTTGCCAGTTAGGCAAGCGTATCTCTCACGAAATTTTCTTACAAGTAAGGAGGGCATTTGGGACatgaattttaatgtttaaaaaaatttcttctccaATGCTTTCTCCTCCACTCTTGTCACCTAACTGACCTCCAtctttctgaatttgttttttccaatttcaGCGCGGTGTTGAGGAAACCGCAGCTCAATGCCGAAAACTGGGGGCCACGGCGCATGCGTTCGAGGTGGACTGCGGCAACAGAGAAGAGATTTACAACTCGGTAAACCAGGTGAGACTTCGGGATACAGATCTCTTCAAACAATTTTGTATCCACTGACATGGAAAATGAGAAGTTTCTTTTGACTGCCtgatttaaattagatttttagcCTCTGCTAACGGAGGTAGTTGTGTGAACAAGGAAGGATGTACTTTTTCCTTGCATATAATCCACTAATCTCtgcccattattattatttcatattatcGATCAATTTCTTTCTGATTAGAAATTCGAGCAGTGGTACAGAGTGACAGAGAAAAGACTGACCACCAGGAAAAAGGATCACTTTCTACTTTCATTTTAGTCCTATTACTTTtgcagtaattcttttttttttctttaattatttcctttgtgAGATTTTGTGTTGGTGCTAATCTAGTCATCTATAGAAAATGTAATATTAATGATTATTATAACAATTTTTAAGACAGTAGATATCCAATACAATGAGCCAAGCACTCTGATAAACTGTCAAATTCTTTCACTTAATCCCTGTGATAATCCTATTAACTTCATTTGGCAGATGAGCAAattgaggctcagtgaggttaagCCAAACCAAGATCGTGTAGCTAGTAGGCGGTGGAGCAGGGTCACTCAATCAGCACCTTAACAGTGTTTGGTCAGATCTTATATACCAATTAATCAACGCAAATATTAATTTCACTTTATaagctttaaaaatttacttaaatttagatattaaaaaaaccATTTACCCCAAGATTATGATGGTGTCCCTTTGCAACCACTACTTGAGGTAAAGCTGCCTGAATTCAGAGATCTCATCAAATAGAGTAAAGAATCTAATTCCCAGATGCTATCAACCCCAAAGCTTTGAGTTCCTGCAACACGTCCGTTCTTTCCATTTCACAAGGTAAAGAAAGAAGTGGGTGACGTAAGCATCGTGGTGAACAATGCTGGGGCAATATACCCAGCTGATCTTCTTAGCACCACGGACGAAGAGATTACCAAAACATTTGAGGTCAACGTCCTAGGACATTTTTGGGTGAGTGTGAGTCAGAAACATTTCTGGCTTGTGCGTGTCTGACACTTCCTCTTAAGGTACATGAAGTTCGTAATGGAGTTCACGTCCTTCTGGGTGGGAGACAGGCCAGATCTTTATCTTAAATCAAGAATCATCAAATTAGTTTGAGTGGAAGAGTCTCTGACAGAAGGGCACAGCGTTCACAGGGGCACAACTCACCAGAAAGTAGCTAGTTGGTCTGTCCTACCCACCGATGTCTAACACAAAGCCTGGCACATACCAGGTGCTCAAAAACTATTTGTGGAGGGTTGCTAAGTAAGGGCTGTCAGGGATGTGTTTTCAGTGctttagagaaaatatatacagTGTACATTGACTTGTGACCTCATGTCATGGAATGTTAGcactgaaaggaaaacagaaatcactGCTCGGATGGATGCAGGAGTTAGGGACTCTTCTGGAAGCAACTCTGAGACAAGCTCTAGATCCATGCTGGAACTTAGACATATGGCTATAGAGACCTCTTATAATTGGTTAGTTTCATGGGAGACTGAAATATGCCTCTGCAGACAGCATTTATGTGAGTTATCTTCCAGTGCCTCAATATTAGTGTAGAACCTAGGGCAAATCTGGAtgctggaagagagaagaaaaaaagagatgtgctcccccttcctccccagcccctcacacaTGCCAATGAGAGTTGATTATTATGCCCACCAAACTATCTAGAGACCTCACATATTAGTTATCTATAGCTGCATGACAAATTAtaccaaaacttagtggcttaaagcaacaataaatattcatttcctctcacaatttctgtgggtcCAGAATTTAGGGTAGCTCAGTTTGGCAATTCTGGCTCTATGAATCTGCATAGGGTCCATAGGGTGATCTATaaaattctcataaaatattattaatatttctcaCAAAACAGTAACACTTTTTGGAGATAAAGACTTCTTGTTTCCTGtaatatcaaaatataatgacagtTTTACAAATAGGGAGATACTAAATCTAATCATGGTGCATAATGATTGTGGGTCAGTACAGAACTCTTAGCTTTTTCTACTCAACTTGATGTAGTTACACAAGATTTCAACCCTTTTCATTAGAATGATAAAGACccaaaccaaaaaaatcacatGGTACCAGATTACCATATGGAATTTTTTCAATTCTGAAAACTGAATTTTTCCCTTAATAATATTGTTTAGATGATACATCCATAAAGGAGATATTCGATTCCCTCTGCGGAGAAGAAGGGGGAATATGAAGATGAGTTCTTGGCATATGATATACAGTTTGCAGCACTCAATGTTGGCTCAAACCaatacattttaatctttttttcatttccatcattTATAGAGAAGTAACAGTGGAATCATGGCAGGTATTTCATGTCACTGCAAAAGTTGTCTCAAATGCCATTtggtcttaaaaataaaactacctaaTCTGGAAACCTAACACCTGtgtcattgtttcttttctttctgcaatgATCCTTAAAGATCACAAAAGCACTTCTTCCATCTATGATGAAGAGAAATCATGGCCACATTGTCACAGTGGCTTCAGTGTGTGGCCACGGAGGGATCCCTTACCTTATTCCATATTGGTAAGTATTACTTTCCAGCAGTGCtatgtatttttatacttttaagggTTTAGTAGACCTCAGATTGTAATACTCATAGCAAGGTGTAATTTGGATTTACGGAGTTTATATAGTAGTTTAAAATAAAcgtttaaaaatgatttctcctaaaacaatgaaattgcttgtaatcatttaatatatttttggatttctgaAAACTCCTCTACAGagcagtgaaagaaaacagtaatgCTAAGCATGTTTCCATTGTATCCTGGAACGAGTGGATGTTGATAAAAGGAACCCACAGACTAAGAAGCAAAACATACTTCAGTCCAGATGGACACAAATCTATGCCGTGGCCTGCATACCCAAGCTAAGCTAACCACACTGGCCCCGGGGTCAAAACATCTTCCAGCGTGCTTGAGCCatgaaagagtgtgtgtgtgtgtgtgtgtgtgtgtgtgtgcgcgcgcgcacacacacgcaagaaagagagagagagagagagattgaaaaccTTTAGCTGATTAAAAGATGCAGACAGCACACTCCATGCTCTGccaaggacagaaaaagaaaaagatgggagGCCCTAAGGATATACtacttgaaaaatatcttttccttgtAAACTCT of Equus quagga isolate Etosha38 chromosome 3, UCLA_HA_Equagga_1.0, whole genome shotgun sequence contains these proteins:
- the HSD17B13 gene encoding 17-beta-hydroxysteroid dehydrogenase 13, whose translation is MNIVLDLLWLLITIIYSYLESLVKVFIPRTRKSVAGEIVLITGAGHGIGRLTAYEFAKRKSRLVLWDINKRGVEETAAQCRKLGATAHAFEVDCGNREEIYNSVNQVKKEVGDVSIVVNNAGAIYPADLLSTTDEEITKTFEVNVLGHFWITKALLPSMMKRNHGHIVTVASVCGHGGIPYLIPYCSSKFAAVGFHRTLTLELEALGKTGIKTSCLCPVFVNTGFTKNPSTRLWPVLETDEVARSLIDGILTNKKMIFVPSYLSISLILVRFLPERALAALNHIQNVQFEAVVGHKTKMK